CGCGGCGGTCCGGAAGTTCGGCAGGTCGTTCGTCTCGTAGGCGTCCACGAGGTCGTCGAAGGCGCTCGTGATGACCGTCTCCAGTTCGTCGTTCACTCGCTCCTCGGACCAGTAGAACCGCTGGCGGTTCTGGACCCACTCGAAGTACGAGACCGTCACGCCGCCCGCGTTGGCGAGGATGTCCGGGAAGACGTACACGTCGCGGTCGGTCAGCACGTCGTCGGCGTCGGGGGTGAGGGGGCCGTTCGCGGCCTCGACGATCACGTCGGCCTGCACGTCTTCGGCGAGGTCGCCGTCGATGGCGTTCTCGAGGGCGGCCGGCACGAGCAGATCGACGTCCAGCGTCAGCAACTCGTCGTTCGTCAGTTCCTCGTCGGCGTCGGCGTAGCCAGTGACGCTCCCGGTCTCGTTCTTGTAGTCCTTGACGGCGACGGCGTCGAGTCCCTCGGGGTCGTAGATCGCCCCGGAGGAGTCCGAGACGGCGACGACGTTCGCGCCGAGGTCCTCGACGAGTCTGGCGAAGACAGACCCGGCGTTCCCGTAGCCCTGCACCGCCACGCTCGCACCGTCCATCTCCTTGCCGAGGTAGTCGAAGGCCTCGCGGGCGGTGAACATCGTGGATCGGCCGGTCGCCTCGACGCGCCCCTCCGATCCGCCGGAGTCGAGCGCCTTCCCGGTGATGACGCCGGGGGCGGTGGTATTCTCCAGTGTCTCGTAGGTGTCCTTGATCCAGTTCATCTCCCGGCCGCCGGTGTTCACGTCCGGCGCGGGGATGTCTTTGTCCTCGCCGATGAACGGGCGGAGTTCTTTCGCGAACGAGCGGGTGAGTCGTTCGAGTTCGGCCTCGCTGTAGTCGTCGGGGTCGACGACGATACCGCCCTTCCCGCCGCCGTAGGGGATGTCGACGACGGCGCACTTGTAGACCATCCACCCGGAGAGGGCCTTGACTTCGTCGCGGGTGACGCCGGGGTGGTAGCGGATGCCACCTTTGTAGGGACCGCGGTCGCCGTTGAACTGCGAGCGGAAGGCTTTGAACACCTCGACGGTGCCGTCGTCGCGTTCGACGGAGAGGTTCGTCTCGAGCACGCGTTCGGGGTGTTTCAGGCGGGTCAGTACGTCGGGGGCGACGTCGAGGTACGCCGCCGCGTCGTCGATCTGCTCTTGCAGACTCTCGAACGGGTTCGCTTCCTCGGACATACTCGCAGAAGGCAGGGGGGAGCCGATAAACGTGCCGAATCTATACCAATCTTTAATCCTAATATTCCTTATACAGATCCGCCGGCGTCGAGGTGGTCGGCTCAGACCAGTTGCGACACCTGCGCCATCAACTCGTCCGGCGTCGTCGCCGACCTGACCTCCTCGCCGCGCACCACGGAGGCCCCCCCGGCCGACAGGCCCTCCTCGACATCGGCCGAGAGCAACTCTGCCACGTCCGTCGCCTCGGGCACGACCACCTTCTCGTGGTCAGCGACCCGGAGGGCGGCCCGATGCAGGTCCGACCCGGACGGTCCGGCGACTGCAATCACGAGTGGTGCCCGACAGCACCGGGCGGCGACACCCCCGTAACCGGCGACCTGCGCGCCCATCCGGTCTGCCGCACCGGCGAACGCGCCGACCGTCTCCTCGGCGACCGCACGGTAGCGCTCCTCGCCGGTGACGCCCGCCAGTTCGAGCAACGCGTCGGCCATCTCGACGTTCCCGTCGAGTGGGCGGAGCGGACGATCCAGCAGACCCGCGCCCTCGGCCGGTCCGTCGCGGAACGACCCCGACTCGTGGAGGGTCTCGATAGCGTGGTCGGCGACGGACCGCGCGGTGGCGAGTGGCTCCGGAACCGCGTCGGTGCCGAGCACCTGCCGCGCGCGGACGAACGCCGCGACGACGCGCGCCTGATCCTCCAGCAAGCCCGCCTCGACGACCGGGTCGGTCCCGGCGTCCGCCGCCGTCGCGTCTCGGTTGGGGTCGTGGACGTGGGTCACGACGCCGTCGTCGATCAGTTGCTCACGGAGGAACTCGAGGATGCGACCCGCGTACTCGCGGGCGCGGTCGTCGTCGGTGTAGGCGTGGTAGGTGAGCAGGGCGTCGGCCGCGAGGGCGTTCCCGCCGGCGTAGGCTGTCAGGTCTCTCCGGGGCGACCGCATCGCCGCTCGCTGCTCGGCGTCAGCGGCGTAGTAGTCCCGGCCCTCGCCCGGTCCCTCGCTGCCGCCGACCGCGACGCCCGACCAGAGGTCGTCCGTGAGATACCGGACCGTCCGGCGTGCCGGGTCGCGGTAGGCGTCCTCGCCGGTGTAGCAGTACGCGTGGGCGAACGTCCGCAGGAGCGAGGCGTTGAGGTCGGCGACCTTCTCGTAGTGGATGCCGCCCCAACTCCGACTGTCGGCGTACCGGAAGAAGCCACCCGCCACCGAGTCGTGGAGGTGGTCCCGGATCGCGTCCAGCGTCCGGAGTGCCTGCTCGCGGTCGCGCTTGAGGGCGAACTCCACCGTTCGGGGGAGCGGGAACTTCGCGTCGGTCCCCCACCCGGCGAACTTCTGGTCGAACTGCCGGTCGAGTTGCCCCGCGACGTACTCCTCGATCTGTGGCGTCACCTCGCCGGCCGGCGTCGGTTCGTCGCCGAGAGCGCGCGGAACTCTGCCGGCGGACGCACCCTTCGCGTCCCAGACCTCCCGGACGCGGTCGAGGATGCCCCGGAAGCTCTCGGGGTCGAGGTAGCCCGCGCCGGTGATGACCTCGCCGGCGGGCGTGGTGAAGACGGTGGAGGGGAACCCGCCCATGTTGTAGCGCTCCCGGACGCGCGGGTGGCGGTCCACGTCGACCCGGATCGGGACGAAGCCGTCGTTGACGTTCGCCGCGATACGCGGGTCGGCGTAGGTCTCGGCGTCCATCTCGTGACAGCCGTCACACCACGTCGCGGTGAGCGCGAGGAGCACCGGTTTCCCGGCCTCGTCGGCCTCGTCGAACGCCGCCCGGCCCCAGTCGCGCCACTCGACGCGCGTCCCGTCGTCTGTCATACCCGACGCTCGGGAACGCGGGAGGGTAAGGGCTTCGAGTCGCCGAGATGCTACAGGTATTTAGCCTGACAGAGCGTATCACGTGGTATGCACGATCAACACAATCCGTCGGACGTTCACGTCCCCGCGCCCGACTTCGCCCCCGCCGAAGTCGTCTCGCTCCACCTCGACGCGTTCGGGCGGGTCGGCGTGGCCGACACCGGCGCCGATCCGGCGACGACTCGCGGTCTCGACGACGCGGCGGTCCAGACGGCGTTCCGCTTCGCCAGCCCCGCAGTCCGGCGTCGGATCGGGTCGGCTGGGAACCTCCGGACGCTGCTGCTCAGTCGACTGTACGAGCCACTCGTCACCTTCGAGCGGTCCGCGACCGCACCGATCGAGGTGACCGGCGACCGCGCCAGACAGGAGGTGACGGTGATGACGCCGGACCGCGCGGAGGCAGTCTACGAGTTCCGCCTGGCCCGCGCCGACTCGGGACCGGAGGTCGGCTGTTGGTTGGTCGACGCGGTGGATCGGATCGCGTGACGATGACCGGCGAGCCACCTGCCCGCCCGGACGGCGGGTCCGCGACCGACGGCGAGTCCGCGACCGACGGCGACGTGACGGGCGGCGAGAGCCCGCCGTCCGAGCGCTCCGCGACCGACGGCGACGACGCACTCCCACCCGAGGTGCCCGGCGAGTCGGTGTACGTCGAGACGAACGGGATCACCCTCCACACGGTGCAGGCCGGGCCGGAGGACGGCCCGCTGGTGGTCCTGCTCCACGGCTTCCCGGAGTTCTGGTACGGCTGGCACGACCAGATTCGGCCCCTCGCGGAGGCGGGGTTCCGGGTCGTGGTCCCGGACCAGCGCGGCTACAACCTGAGCGACAAGCCGGAGGGCGTCGACGCGTACCGCATCGACGAACTCGCGGCGGACGTGGTCGGCCTGATCGACGCACAGGGGCGCGAGCAGGCGGCGGTGGTCGGCCACGACTGGGGCGCGGCGGTCGCGTGGTGGACCGCACTCCACCACCCCGAACGCGTCTCGAGACTCGTGACGGTGAACGTCCCACACCCCTCGATCATGAGTCGGACCCTCCGTCGGAGTTGGACCCAGCGGTTCAAGAGCGTCTACATGCTGTTCTTCCAGGTGCCGGTGCTGCCGGAACTGGTGTCGTCGGCGCGCGACTGGGAGACGGTGGTCCGGACGCTGAAGCGCAGCAGTCTGCCGGGGACGTTCTCGGAGACCGACCTGGAGCGCTACCGGGAGGCGTGGTCACGGCCGGGGGCGTTCCGCGCGATGCTCAACTGGTACCGGGCGATGGTCCGCCGGCGCGACAGCCCGCGAACCGAGCGCGTGACGGTCCCGACGCTGGTGCTGTGGGGCGCACAGGACCGGTTCCTGAGTCGCTCGATGGCCCGCCCGAGTGCCGACCTGTGTGACGACGGCCGGGTGACGTTCTTCGAGGACGCGACCCACTGGGTGCAACACGAGGAACCGGTGAAGGTCGCGGCGGCGC
This genomic window from Salinirubrum litoreum contains:
- a CDS encoding Glu/Leu/Phe/Val family dehydrogenase, translating into MSEEANPFESLQEQIDDAAAYLDVAPDVLTRLKHPERVLETNLSVERDDGTVEVFKAFRSQFNGDRGPYKGGIRYHPGVTRDEVKALSGWMVYKCAVVDIPYGGGKGGIVVDPDDYSEAELERLTRSFAKELRPFIGEDKDIPAPDVNTGGREMNWIKDTYETLENTTAPGVITGKALDSGGSEGRVEATGRSTMFTAREAFDYLGKEMDGASVAVQGYGNAGSVFARLVEDLGANVVAVSDSSGAIYDPEGLDAVAVKDYKNETGSVTGYADADEELTNDELLTLDVDLLVPAALENAIDGDLAEDVQADVIVEAANGPLTPDADDVLTDRDVYVFPDILANAGGVTVSYFEWVQNRQRFYWSEERVNDELETVITSAFDDLVDAYETNDLPNFRTAAYVVAIERVVRAYTQGGNWP
- a CDS encoding DUF255 domain-containing protein, whose protein sequence is MTDDGTRVEWRDWGRAAFDEADEAGKPVLLALTATWCDGCHEMDAETYADPRIAANVNDGFVPIRVDVDRHPRVRERYNMGGFPSTVFTTPAGEVITGAGYLDPESFRGILDRVREVWDAKGASAGRVPRALGDEPTPAGEVTPQIEEYVAGQLDRQFDQKFAGWGTDAKFPLPRTVEFALKRDREQALRTLDAIRDHLHDSVAGGFFRYADSRSWGGIHYEKVADLNASLLRTFAHAYCYTGEDAYRDPARRTVRYLTDDLWSGVAVGGSEGPGEGRDYYAADAEQRAAMRSPRRDLTAYAGGNALAADALLTYHAYTDDDRAREYAGRILEFLREQLIDDGVVTHVHDPNRDATAADAGTDPVVEAGLLEDQARVVAAFVRARQVLGTDAVPEPLATARSVADHAIETLHESGSFRDGPAEGAGLLDRPLRPLDGNVEMADALLELAGVTGEERYRAVAEETVGAFAGAADRMGAQVAGYGGVAARCCRAPLVIAVAGPSGSDLHRAALRVADHEKVVVPEATDVAELLSADVEEGLSAGGASVVRGEEVRSATTPDELMAQVSQLV
- a CDS encoding DUF4864 domain-containing protein, which gives rise to MHDQHNPSDVHVPAPDFAPAEVVSLHLDAFGRVGVADTGADPATTRGLDDAAVQTAFRFASPAVRRRIGSAGNLRTLLLSRLYEPLVTFERSATAPIEVTGDRARQEVTVMTPDRAEAVYEFRLARADSGPEVGCWLVDAVDRIA
- a CDS encoding alpha/beta fold hydrolase, whose product is MVGRRGGSDRVTMTGEPPARPDGGSATDGESATDGDVTGGESPPSERSATDGDDALPPEVPGESVYVETNGITLHTVQAGPEDGPLVVLLHGFPEFWYGWHDQIRPLAEAGFRVVVPDQRGYNLSDKPEGVDAYRIDELAADVVGLIDAQGREQAAVVGHDWGAAVAWWTALHHPERVSRLVTVNVPHPSIMSRTLRRSWTQRFKSVYMLFFQVPVLPELVSSARDWETVVRTLKRSSLPGTFSETDLERYREAWSRPGAFRAMLNWYRAMVRRRDSPRTERVTVPTLVLWGAQDRFLSRSMARPSADLCDDGRVTFFEDATHWVQHEEPVKVAAALVEFLSE